From Candidatus Paceibacterota bacterium, a single genomic window includes:
- the secD gene encoding protein translocase subunit SecD, whose amino-acid sequence MLKQRAKAVMLVIVATVIGYFVYTSNTPTSSHPFRLGLDLSGGSHLVFSADVSKLDPADIKSSMSALRDDVEKRVNTFGVSEPLVQTEEGASLSSKESAYKLIVELPGVTDPDKAAAAIGATPRLEFRVATAGDIKDFQAKVSSFTSTTTQEDAYVAIFKPTGLNGTMVGRASLAFDQTTNAPQVGLTFNSDGRKLFSEITKSHVGDYVGIFLDDRLIQAPVVREEIPNGQAVISGGFDLLEAQTLIRNLNFGALPVPITLISTQTIGPSLGQAAVNGGVKAGFISFLIIALFLIIWYRLPGLVAVVALGVYTALMLMLFKLIPVTLTAAGIAGFIITIGMAVDANILIFERMKEELARGRGIWDAMHEGFARAWLSIRDSNISSIITGLILFKFGSTSVITGFALVFVVGVCVSMFTAITASRIFLYAVAPSKTTRLSAFLISNGFKK is encoded by the coding sequence ATGTTAAAACAACGCGCTAAAGCAGTAATGCTAGTAATAGTTGCTACAGTCATCGGTTATTTCGTTTATACATCTAATACCCCTACCAGTTCACATCCTTTTCGTTTAGGTTTGGATCTTTCTGGAGGAAGTCACCTAGTCTTCAGTGCAGATGTTTCAAAGTTGGATCCGGCGGATATAAAGAGTTCAATGTCAGCTTTACGTGATGATGTTGAAAAAAGAGTTAATACTTTTGGGGTTAGTGAACCTTTGGTTCAGACAGAAGAAGGTGCATCTCTCAGTTCAAAAGAAAGTGCTTACAAGCTCATTGTTGAATTACCAGGTGTAACCGATCCTGATAAAGCGGCTGCTGCTATCGGTGCCACACCAAGGTTGGAATTCCGTGTAGCTACTGCTGGGGACATCAAAGATTTTCAGGCCAAAGTTTCTTCATTTACTTCTACAACTACACAGGAAGATGCTTATGTAGCAATATTCAAGCCAACTGGCTTGAATGGCACAATGGTTGGACGTGCTTCTCTAGCTTTTGACCAGACTACAAATGCCCCTCAAGTTGGTCTTACTTTCAATTCAGACGGACGTAAACTTTTTAGTGAAATTACAAAGAGTCATGTCGGTGATTATGTTGGTATTTTCTTGGATGATCGTCTGATTCAAGCGCCAGTTGTTCGTGAAGAGATTCCAAATGGTCAAGCTGTTATCAGTGGAGGTTTTGATCTTCTTGAAGCACAGACTCTTATTCGTAATTTGAATTTCGGAGCTTTGCCAGTACCTATAACTCTCATCTCAACACAGACTATCGGTCCATCACTTGGACAAGCTGCAGTTAACGGAGGTGTTAAGGCTGGTTTTATTTCATTCTTGATTATTGCTCTATTTCTCATCATTTGGTATCGCTTGCCAGGTCTTGTAGCTGTTGTTGCTCTAGGTGTTTATACCGCGCTTATGTTGATGTTGTTTAAACTTATTCCTGTAACTCTCACGGCTGCTGGTATTGCTGGATTTATCATAACTATCGGTATGGCCGTAGATGCCAATATTCTTATTTTTGAAAGAATGAAAGAAGAGTTGGCTCGTGGTCGTGGTATTTGGGATGCTATGCATGAAGGTTTTGCCCGTGCTTGGCTCTCTATTCGAGATTCAAACATTTCTAGTATTATTACCGGTTTAATTCTATTCAAATTCGGTAGTACTTCAGTCATTACAGGATTTGCATTGGTATTCGTCGTTGGAGTTTGTGTTAGTATGTTCACCGCTATTACAGCTTCCAGAATATTCCTCTATGCCGTAGCACCATCAAAGACTACGAGATTGTCAGCCTTTCTTATTAGTAATGGTTTCAAAAAATAA
- the secF gene encoding protein translocase subunit SecF: MVSKNNMWVINNRKIFYGISLVLIVISFVSLALWGLKPGIDFTGGTLIEIDYPAGRPDQALVTSAISSIDEAVSVRPFGANAYIVRMKPIDLKEKAVVMSALSLNTEASTTDQAVLKTFDSIGPVLGAEALRKALVSIVLVILGIVLFITFAFRKVSEPVSSWKYGLTAIIALVHDVIIPTGLFSILGHFYGYEVDTLFVTALLVILGFSVHDTIVVFDRVRENLRLSSSNKPFNEVVGQSISQTIVRSINTSMTTLIALIVLYFVGGSSTEHFSLALIVGIAAGTYSSIFIGSALLVTIEKWGRKGK, translated from the coding sequence ATGGTTTCAAAAAATAATATGTGGGTAATAAATAACAGAAAAATATTTTACGGAATTTCTTTGGTACTCATTGTTATCTCGTTTGTTTCGCTTGCTCTTTGGGGTTTGAAACCAGGTATTGATTTTACTGGAGGTACTTTGATTGAAATTGATTATCCAGCTGGCCGTCCAGATCAAGCTCTGGTTACAAGCGCTATTTCTTCAATAGATGAAGCAGTCTCTGTTCGTCCATTTGGTGCAAATGCTTATATTGTTCGCATGAAGCCTATAGATTTGAAAGAGAAAGCAGTAGTTATGAGTGCTTTGTCTTTGAATACGGAAGCTAGTACTACAGATCAAGCAGTATTGAAAACTTTTGACTCTATTGGTCCAGTACTAGGTGCAGAGGCTTTGCGTAAAGCTTTGGTTTCAATCGTCCTTGTTATTCTAGGTATCGTCCTCTTTATTACTTTTGCTTTCCGTAAAGTCTCAGAGCCAGTTTCTTCTTGGAAATATGGTCTGACGGCCATCATTGCTCTTGTTCACGATGTCATCATTCCTACAGGACTCTTCTCAATTTTGGGACACTTCTATGGTTATGAAGTTGATACTTTGTTCGTCACTGCACTTCTAGTTATTCTAGGTTTCTCGGTCCATGATACTATCGTTGTCTTTGATCGTGTTCGTGAAAATCTGCGTTTATCTTCATCAAATAAACCTTTCAATGAAGTTGTTGGTCAAAGTATCAGTCAGACGATAGTCCGATCAATCAATACTTCCATGACGACACTTATTGCGCTCATCGTCTTGTATTTTGTCGGAGGATCTTCAACCGAGCATTTCTCTCTAGCTCTTATTGTAGGTATTGCTGCTGGAACATATTCTTCTATTTTCATCGGTTCAGCATTGTTGGTTACTATTGAAAAGTGGGGAAGGAAGGGTAAATAG